The genomic stretch CGGGCGAAATCATCCCGGCTGTGGTGAGCGTCAACCTCGCGTTGCGTCCGGGGGAGAGCGTGCCGTACGTGTTTCCGACTGCCTGCCCCGAGTGTGCGACGAGCGTCGTGCAATCGCCGGGAGAGGTGGCGTGGCGTTGCCCGAATCCCGACTGCCCGGCGCAAGTGCGCCGCCGGATCGAGCACTTCGCCTCGAAGGCGTGCATGGACATCGAGGGGCTCGGGGAGGCGATGGTCGATGCGCTCGTATCCAAAGGCTGGTTACGCAGCATCGCCGACGTCTACCGGTTGCGCCGCGAGGATCTGCTCACGTTGGGCAAGAGCGTGGAACGTTCGACCGACAATCTGCTCGCGGCGATCTCGGCGAGTCGGACCGCGGAGTTGTGGCGATTCGTGCACGGGCTCGGCATCCCGGGGATCGGCTCGACCTCGGCGAAGGACTTGGCGCGGCATTTTCGGTCGCTCGCCGCGCTCGCGGGCGCGGGAGAGGCGGAGTTGCTCGCGATCCCCGGTTTCGGCGAGAAGACGGCGATGGCGGTACGAGCCTTCTTCAACGAGCCGGCCAACCAAATCCTGATCGAGCGGCTGGTGGATCTCGGCGTGGCACCGACGGTGCCGGAGGCGAGCGCGGGCGGCGGGAGCGAGGCGTTCGTGGGTCGCACGTTCGTGCTGACCGGGACGTTGCAGCGCTTCACGCGCGACGAAGCGACGGCGCGGATCGAGGCTGCCGGAGGTCGCGTCTCCGGGAGCGTGAGCAAGAAGACGAGTTTCGTCGTGGCCGGCTCGGACGCCGGATCGAAGTTGGATAAGGCGCAGAAACTCGGCGTGCGCGTGCTGACCGAGGAAGAGTTTCTCGCGCTCTGGCCGGAATCACCGCAGTCGAGCTGAGCGATTCCGGCGCCGCGCGCGGCGCGCTTCAGTAACCCTGACGTTGCAGTTGGCTGCTGAGTTCGCGCTGAAACGCCTGCAGGTCGGCCTGACTGGGGCGGTAGCCTTCGGTCTTCGCGTTGAAGACGAGTCGACCGTATTGGTCGAGGGCCCACGTGCCGGCGTTGCCGTCGCTGAAAGTGACGCTGCCGCTGACGACGGTGCCGGGGCGCATGACGCGATCGACCTCGACCTTGACCGAGCCGGCACCACCGGGGGCGAGGGGCGCGGGCGGTGGGACGTAATCGTCTTCGTAGGCGTCGCCGTCGTCGATGTACTCGGGTGTGACGACGTCGTCCTCGTGCGCGGCACCCGGTGCGCCGCCCGGGATCGGCGGCGGTTGTTTCGCGGCGGCCTTCGGGGTCGGTGCGGGAGGCGGTGGAGGCGGCGCGGCCAGATCGAGGCCGAGGTCGTCGATGAGGAAACGCGTGTCCATGTAGGTGAGGGACACGTGGAACTCTTCGCGCAAGCGGCGTTGCACATCGGCGATCGAGGCGCCTGCGGTGAGCCACTGGGCGACGACTTGTTTCTGTTCTCCGGTGAGCTTCATGACGTCTGTTTGCGAGGGAAGAAAACGAAAGGGGGATTGTCGCGCCCGGTGCGAGGGAGCGTCAAGTGTCGCCTCGCGCGTCGATGGACGGGCTCGGCGTGTCAGGACGCGGCGAACGAGATCGAGTAGCCGAAGCCGCGATGCGTGCGGATGGGATCGCGGGCGGGATCGACGGCGCGGAGCTTGGCGCGGAGCGTCTTCACGTGCGCGTCGACGGTGCGGTCGAGGCTGGCCTCCGGTTCGTCCCACGCATGCTGGAGGAGTTGGTCGCGGGAAAACACGCGTTCGGGGCGGGTGAGCAGGGCGAGCAGGAGGCGATACTCGCGGCGGGTGAGGTCGAGACGTTGGTCGATGTAGGCGACTTCGAGGCGCTCCTCGTCGATCGCGAAGGGTCCGAGTCGACGAAGCGTGGCGGCTGGCGGGGGCATGGGATCTGTGCTCGCAGGCGTACTCGTGACGGCGGTCGAGGTGCTGTTTCCGCCGGTGTTCGCCCGGCGCAATACGGCGCGGATGCGGGCGGTGAGCTCGCGCGGACTAAACGGTTTCACCACGTAGTCGTCGGCACCGATCTCGAGGCCCACGACGCGGTCGATCTCGGCGCT from Opitutales bacterium ASA1 encodes the following:
- the creB gene encoding two-component system response regulator CreB, whose protein sequence is MLRDMASPAHTAPSVAPRPAVLIVEDEPAIADTIVYALRTEGFEPVPHATIGGARAALAARAFALVVLDIGLPDGSGFDFCRELHAAGARIPIIFLTSRSAEIDRVVGLEIGADDYVVKPFSPRELTARIRAVLRRANTGGNSTSTAVTSTPASTDPMPPPAATLRRLGPFAIDEERLEVAYIDQRLDLTRREYRLLLALLTRPERVFSRDQLLQHAWDEPEASLDRTVDAHVKTLRAKLRAVDPARDPIRTHRGFGYSISFAAS